The DNA region TGCAGGTCCATCTTGCGCAGCAGGGCGCCGGCGTAGGCACGGTGGGCCCGGGCGAGCTGGAAGATCGCGTAGCTCATCGGCCCGCCTGCGGCAGTGGTGGGGATCTCGGGCATGGTCTCCGCTTCTTCAGCCTGTGTGGGTGGGGTAGTCGGTGTATCCGACCGCTCCGCCACCGTAGAAGGTCGCCGGGTCGGGAGTGTTCAACTCTGCCCCGACGCGCAGCCGCTCGACCAGGTCGGGGTTGGCAAGCGCCAGTGCGCCAACGGAGATCAGGTCGGCCGTGCCGTTGTCGACGTCCTTGGCTCGAGTGGGGATGTCGGCGCCTGGCCGGTTGAGGATCAGGGTGCCGGGCCACTGTGCGCGGAGCGTGTCGAGCAGCTGCTCGTCGCCCATGTGCATCAGGTGCAGGTAGGCCAGACCCGTCGGGCGCAGTGCTTCCACCAGCGCCGGGTACAGCTCGTGGGTGTCGGACTCGACGATGTCGTTGTAGGGGTTTCCCGGCGAGATACGGATGCCGGTGCGCTCGGGGCCGATCTCCCCGGCCACCGCGGCGACGACCTCCACGGCGAAGCGGATACGGGCCTCGATCGAGCCGCCGTAGCGGTCCGTGCGCTGGTTGGCGTTGCCGGAGAGGAACTGGTGGATCAGGTAGCCGTTGGCGCCGTGGATCTCCACGCCGTCCGCGCCCGCCGCAACCGCCGCAGCAGCCGCGCGCCGGAAGTCGTCGACGGTCTCGGCGACCTCCTGCGTCGAGAGCGCACGGGGCTCCGGCATCTCCTGCGGGCCGGAGGCGGTGAACATCACGCCGGCCGGGCGGATCGCCGAGGGGGCGACGGGCTGGCGGTGGTGGGGAGTGTTGTCGGGGTGGGAGACCCGACCGACGTGCATCAGCTGGATGAACACCCGGCTGCCTGCCGCGTGCACCGCATCGGTGACCGTGCGCCACCCGGCGATCTGCGCCTCGTTGTAGATACCAGGAGTGAGCAGGTAGCCCTGGCCGTCGGCGGAGGGCTGGGTGCCCTCGGTGATGATCAGCGCCTTCGAGGCGCGCTGTGCGTAGTACTCGGCATTCAGCTCCGTCGGCACGCCCTCCGGGGTGGAGCGGTCACGAGTCATGGGGGCCATGACCAGACGGTGTGGCAGAGAGGTGCCGCCGAGGGTGATCGGGGCCCACAGGGATTCCAGCATGACAGTCTCTTTCGGTGAACGCGGTGGCCCGGTCGGCCACCGCAACAGGTGGGTTGGGGCGCTCAGTCGACGGTGAGGACGAGCTTGCCGCGTACGTGTCCCGCGTCGCTGGCCTGCTGGGCGTCGGCCGCCTTGGCCAGCGGGTACGCCGTGACGGTGGTGGTCAGCGTTCCGGCCGCGGCGTCCTGAGCCACGGCGGCCAGGCGCTCGACGGGGTGGTCCCCGCCGCCGGAGGAGAAGGCGACGCCCAGTTCGCCCGCACCGAAGTCGGCGATGGTGACGATGCGCTCGGTACCGCCGCGCAGGGTGATGGAGTCGGGCAGGGCGCCCTTGCCTGCCAGGTCGAGACCGCGTCGACGCCGTCGGGAGCCAGGGCGCGCACCCGCTCGACCAGACCCTCGCCGTAGGTGGTCGGGGTCGCGCCCAGCGAGGTGAGGTAGTCCTGGTTCGAGGTGCCGGCAGTGGCGATCACGCGGGCGCCGCGGGCGATCGCGAGCTGGACGGCCACGGTGCCGACCGCTCCGGAGGCGCCGTGCATCAGCACGGTCTCCCCGGCGGTCACCCCCAGTTCGTCCAGGACCCGTTCGGCGGTCTCGCTGGCGACCGGCAGCGCGGCCGCGACCTCCCAGGAGAGGTTTGCGGGCTTGCGGGCCACGGCGGTGGCCAGCGCGTACTCGGCGTACGAGCCGGTGTCCGCCCAGCCGAGGACCTCGTCCCCGACCTGTACGTCGCTCACGCCCTCGCCGAGCGCGTCGACCACACCTGCGACCTCGGCGCCGGGAATGGCGGGGAACGTCGTCGGGAACACGGCCTCGACCATGCCCGCGCGCTTCTTGCCGTCCAGCGCGTTCAGCCCGGCGGCCTTGACGCGTACTCGGACCTGGCCGGGGCCGGGGTGCGGAATCTCGACGTCCGCCTCGTGCAGGACATCCGGACCGCCGAACTCATCGAAAATGATCGCTTTCATGACACTCCACTTCAGGTCGCGTTGCTCTGGAGAATAAGGTGGCTAGCCACATATTCACCATAACAGCAATCATGTGGCTAGCCAAGTATTTCGCCGGTCGGAAGGGTCGGCGGGACTCCGGTGCCCCGGAAACTGCCTCGGAACCCGTGGTCGTACGTCCCGCTGAGCGGCCGTTTCACGGCTCTGTTGCGCAACCTTCACCGCTTCGCACGTAAAACGATCGGCGAAGGGGGGTTCGCAGCGGCCCACGAGTTGCTAGTGTCACTCCCGCAACAGGAGCAAGTTCCAGAAGGTCTGACGCCTGCGGAGTTTGTGATCCAACGGCGTTTCTGCTCTGTGCTCGCCCGGGCCCCGGTTCGGGAACACAGGTCGGAGCGACGTGTCACCCGCCCCTGATGCGGGGCTACCGAACCTGGTGGCCTCTCGCCCCGACTAAGGAGTAACGAGCAGATGGCTCAGGGCACCGTTAAGTGGTTCAACGCCGAGAAGGGTTTCGGTTTCATTGCGCAGGAGGACGGCGGCGACGACGTCTTCGTGCACTACTCGGCGATCCAGACGCAGGGCTACAAGACCCTCGACGAGAACCAGAAGGTCGAGTTCGACGTCACGCAGGGCCCGAAGGGTCCGCAGGCGGAGAACGTTCGCCCTCTCTGATGAGTAAGACGATCTCGGGTTCGGCGTGAGCCGACACTGATCATCTGCAACGAGGCCCCAGCCGTTCGGCTGGGGCCTCGTGGTCTGATTGGG from Nocardioides luteus includes:
- a CDS encoding alkene reductase, giving the protein MLESLWAPITLGGTSLPHRLVMAPMTRDRSTPEGVPTELNAEYYAQRASKALIITEGTQPSADGQGYLLTPGIYNEAQIAGWRTVTDAVHAAGSRVFIQLMHVGRVSHPDNTPHHRQPVAPSAIRPAGVMFTASGPQEMPEPRALSTQEVAETVDDFRRAAAAAVAAGADGVEIHGANGYLIHQFLSGNANQRTDRYGGSIEARIRFAVEVVAAVAGEIGPERTGIRISPGNPYNDIVESDTHELYPALVEALRPTGLAYLHLMHMGDEQLLDTLRAQWPGTLILNRPGADIPTRAKDVDNGTADLISVGALALANPDLVERLRVGAELNTPDPATFYGGGAVGYTDYPTHTG
- a CDS encoding zinc-binding dehydrogenase; its protein translation is MAQDAAAGTLTTTVTAYPLAKAADAQQASDAGHVRGKLVLTVD
- a CDS encoding cold-shock protein yields the protein MAQGTVKWFNAEKGFGFIAQEDGGDDVFVHYSAIQTQGYKTLDENQKVEFDVTQGPKGPQAENVRPL
- a CDS encoding NADP-dependent oxidoreductase produces the protein MKAIIFDEFGGPDVLHEADVEIPHPGPGQVRVRVKAAGLNALDGKKRAGMVEAVFPTTFPAIPGAEVAGVVDALGEGVSDVQVGDEVLGWADTGSYAEYALATAVARKPANLSWEVAAALPVASETAERVLDELGVTAGETVLMHGASGAVGTVAVQLAIARGARVIATAGTSNQDYLTSLGATPTTYGEGLVERVRALAPDGVDAVSTWQARAPCPTPSPCAAVPSASSPSPTSVRANWASPSPPAAGTTPSSAWPPWLRTPRPER